The Streptomyces sp. NBC_01689 genome includes a window with the following:
- a CDS encoding YciI family protein yields the protein MEFLCYHQDRAGCLPLRGRLLETHWSYMDGYAREMIARGPTFAEDGTLTGSVHLVDLPSAAAARAFAFDEPGYQAGAYRDVLLRRWRNTLGRTMWDFPGGRTGGNRYLVLGLGEGEAADLVVPPGREEELIAYGPLLSDDGADWLGTAALLRAPDGDAAGAVLTADRYACVEVHDWRFGGRPS from the coding sequence ATGGAGTTTCTCTGCTACCACCAGGACCGGGCCGGCTGCCTCCCGTTGCGCGGCCGACTGCTGGAAACGCACTGGTCCTACATGGACGGCTACGCCCGGGAGATGATCGCCCGCGGCCCGACCTTCGCCGAGGACGGCACCCTCACGGGCAGTGTGCACCTCGTCGATCTGCCGTCCGCGGCCGCCGCCCGCGCCTTCGCCTTCGACGAGCCCGGCTACCAGGCCGGTGCGTACCGGGACGTGCTGCTGCGCCGGTGGCGCAACACGCTCGGGCGCACCATGTGGGACTTTCCCGGTGGCCGTACCGGTGGGAACCGGTATCTGGTACTCGGGCTCGGCGAGGGGGAGGCCGCCGATCTCGTCGTACCGCCAGGCCGGGAGGAGGAGCTGATCGCGTACGGGCCGCTGCTGTCCGACGACGGGGCCGACTGGCTGGGAACGGCGGCGCTGCTCCGCGCGCCGGACGGGGACGCGGCGGGCGCCGTGCTGACGGCGGACCGGTACGCCTGCGTCGAGGTCCATGACTGGCGGTTCGGCGGGCGGCCGTCCTGA
- a CDS encoding GMC family oxidoreductase → MTAEGFVAALLADDGEQAWPARVPRRLDTVLAALPVPARAGVHTAVAALETYALLRTGRRLAALGPDEREGVLRSLAAHPRLVPLLDVLKVPVLLAAGTERLPTAPATGTAAQDPPLDCTPAHAWPARSTADVVVIGSGAGGAMAARTFARAGMSVVVLEEGEHHSTASFGRRAPLDRFTELYRDGGATAALGSPPLLLPVGRAVGGTTVVNSGTCYRTPDHVLTRWSGRFGFGLAEGLGARLDEVERTLRVATQPLDVLGNNGLLALAGAERLGWRAGPLRRNAPGCKGSCQCVVGCPTGAKQSVQLSVLPDACAAGARIVTGARVRRVLLDPDGPGAPRAAGVRARRPDGSELEILSPLVVTAAGALGTPPLLRRSGLGGHPRLGRNLSVHPATSVAGRFAEPVTAWRGVLQSAGIEELHDQGILMEATASPPGMGSFVLPGLGRELRRELEDAERLATLGAMIADRPSGRVRGRDRTLVRYDLDPRDGTRLMTAVRAMGRVLLAAGAEEVLTGIPAAPRAGSPAELDEVLTRVSARDLHLSAFHPTGTAAAGGDPRRAPVDPEGRLRGVRGVLVVDGSVLPGCPEVNPQLSIMAVALAIAETWLEGRA, encoded by the coding sequence ATGACCGCGGAGGGGTTCGTCGCCGCGCTGCTGGCCGACGACGGCGAGCAGGCCTGGCCCGCCCGCGTGCCGCGCCGCCTCGACACGGTGCTCGCCGCACTGCCCGTCCCGGCCAGGGCCGGGGTGCACACCGCCGTCGCCGCCCTGGAGACGTACGCCCTGCTCCGCACCGGCAGGCGGCTGGCCGCACTCGGCCCCGACGAACGCGAGGGCGTGCTGCGCTCGCTCGCCGCGCACCCGCGTCTCGTCCCCCTGCTCGACGTCCTCAAGGTGCCGGTCCTGCTGGCGGCGGGCACCGAACGCCTGCCGACCGCGCCCGCTACCGGGACCGCCGCGCAGGACCCGCCCCTCGACTGCACCCCGGCGCACGCCTGGCCCGCACGTTCCACCGCCGACGTGGTGGTCATCGGGTCCGGGGCGGGCGGCGCCATGGCCGCGCGGACCTTCGCCCGCGCCGGGATGAGCGTCGTGGTCCTGGAGGAGGGCGAGCACCACTCGACGGCGTCCTTCGGGCGCCGGGCGCCGCTCGACCGCTTCACCGAGCTGTACCGGGACGGCGGCGCCACCGCGGCGCTGGGCAGCCCGCCGCTGCTGCTGCCGGTCGGCCGCGCGGTCGGCGGCACCACCGTGGTCAACTCCGGCACCTGCTACCGGACTCCGGACCACGTGCTGACCCGCTGGAGCGGCCGGTTCGGGTTCGGCCTCGCCGAGGGCCTCGGAGCCCGTCTCGACGAGGTCGAGCGCACCCTCAGGGTGGCCACCCAACCCCTCGACGTACTGGGCAACAACGGCCTGCTGGCCCTCGCCGGCGCCGAACGGCTCGGCTGGCGGGCCGGTCCGCTGCGGCGCAACGCCCCCGGCTGCAAGGGCTCGTGCCAGTGCGTGGTCGGCTGTCCCACCGGCGCCAAGCAGAGCGTGCAGCTCTCCGTGCTGCCCGACGCGTGCGCCGCGGGAGCCCGGATCGTCACCGGCGCACGGGTCCGTCGTGTCCTCCTCGACCCCGACGGGCCGGGAGCCCCGCGCGCCGCCGGTGTGCGGGCGCGCCGGCCGGACGGCAGCGAACTGGAGATCCTCAGCCCCCTCGTCGTGACGGCGGCCGGCGCGCTGGGGACCCCGCCCCTGCTGCGCCGCTCCGGACTCGGCGGACACCCGCGGCTCGGCCGCAACCTCAGCGTCCACCCGGCCACCAGCGTCGCGGGACGCTTCGCCGAGCCGGTGACCGCCTGGCGGGGCGTCCTGCAGAGCGCCGGGATCGAGGAACTGCACGACCAGGGCATCCTCATGGAGGCGACCGCGAGCCCGCCCGGCATGGGAAGCTTCGTCCTCCCCGGCCTGGGACGCGAGTTGCGCCGTGAACTGGAGGACGCGGAACGCCTCGCGACCCTCGGCGCCATGATCGCGGACCGCCCCTCCGGACGGGTCCGGGGCCGTGACCGTACCCTCGTCCGCTACGACCTGGACCCCCGTGACGGGACACGGCTGATGACGGCCGTACGCGCCATGGGCCGTGTGCTTCTCGCGGCCGGTGCCGAGGAGGTCCTCACCGGCATCCCCGCCGCCCCGCGCGCCGGTTCGCCGGCCGAACTCGACGAAGTCCTCACCCGGGTGAGCGCGCGGGACCTGCATCTCTCGGCCTTCCATCCGACCGGTACGGCCGCCGCGGGCGGTGATCCGCGGCGCGCCCCCGTCGACCCGGAGGGCCGGCTCCGCGGTGTCCGCGGTGTCCTCGTCGTGGACGGCTCGGTGCTGCCCGGCTGCCCGGAGGTCAATCCGCAGCTGAGTATCATGGCGGTGGCGCTGGCGATCGCGGAGACCTGGCTGGAGGGGCGGGCCTGA
- a CDS encoding DUF3103 family protein, translating to MRPRQSRRRGAVAALVGSLLALSAGQTAGAVRATAAAPATTTAVSVDAAQDQAARAIARSLADSGWRARVQHAALTSDEVPVTALAGRAHGGLRATLAAADRRIATAKGLDAKVGPLLRLRLGAGSMRTALTSGAAPWVAPATSDDHAATVVAYDSHGRAHTLDARHAPAHPVYVVDIDGSKALAAGLDVLDEQFRRYGLDSAAPAAHPRTAPSDRARAAGAGFWTSRVTAVELSDDEEPWVKGDAEIYTLVTGFGQDGQVRVDPVDMPYLDNDGTVYRPNQILVNWSNYKYDLADAVMMEEDGSTNYRDLAKAIATALLTITDQGTYIPLVNAVLDAIPDDWWTDDPDYVDSWYTLARSDNGTRYGARGNGWMTVEPYFVQEF from the coding sequence GTGAGACCCCGTCAATCCCGTCGGCGCGGCGCCGTCGCCGCCCTCGTGGGATCCCTGCTCGCCCTGTCCGCCGGCCAGACCGCCGGCGCCGTGCGGGCCACCGCTGCCGCCCCCGCCACCACCACCGCCGTCTCGGTCGACGCGGCGCAGGACCAGGCCGCCCGCGCGATCGCCCGCTCCCTCGCGGACTCCGGCTGGCGCGCCCGCGTCCAGCACGCCGCGCTCACCTCGGACGAGGTTCCCGTCACCGCTCTCGCGGGACGGGCCCACGGTGGGCTGCGGGCCACGCTGGCCGCGGCCGACCGGCGGATCGCCACCGCCAAGGGCCTGGACGCGAAGGTGGGTCCGCTGCTCCGGCTGCGTCTCGGAGCCGGCAGCATGCGTACCGCGCTGACCTCGGGCGCCGCTCCGTGGGTCGCCCCGGCCACCTCCGACGACCACGCCGCCACCGTCGTCGCCTACGACAGCCACGGACGCGCGCACACCCTGGACGCGCGCCACGCGCCCGCCCACCCCGTCTACGTCGTCGACATCGACGGTTCCAAGGCCCTCGCCGCCGGTCTCGACGTGCTCGACGAGCAGTTCCGTCGGTACGGCCTCGACTCAGCCGCCCCGGCCGCGCACCCGCGGACGGCACCGTCCGACCGGGCGCGGGCGGCCGGCGCGGGCTTCTGGACCAGCCGGGTCACCGCGGTGGAGCTCTCGGACGACGAGGAACCCTGGGTGAAGGGCGACGCCGAGATCTACACGCTGGTCACCGGCTTCGGGCAGGACGGCCAGGTGCGGGTCGACCCCGTCGACATGCCGTATCTCGACAACGACGGCACCGTGTACCGGCCCAACCAGATCCTCGTCAACTGGTCCAACTACAAGTACGACCTGGCCGACGCCGTGATGATGGAGGAGGACGGCAGCACCAACTACCGCGACCTCGCCAAGGCCATCGCCACGGCGCTGCTGACAATCACCGACCAGGGCACCTACATCCCGCTGGTGAACGCGGTGCTGGACGCCATCCCGGACGACTGGTGGACCGACGATCCCGACTACGTCGACTCCTGGTACACCCTCGCCCGGAGTGACAACGGCACCCGCTACGGGGCGCGCGGCAATGGCTGGATGACCGTGGAGCCGTACTTCGTGCAGGAGTTCTGA
- a CDS encoding CehA/McbA family metallohydrolase — translation MCLDGHCESHVDIFEPEARGDGEATGTLGRRRLLAAGVAGAAALTLAPVSFAEAADGTTAGAPPKTGEETRVITGLLPTGVADFVYLPVEVPRGVQKIAVSYSYDKPAVPSGTPGNSCDIGVFDERGTELGGRGFRGWSGGFRTSFEISNSEATPGYLPGPVGRGTWHIVLGPYQVAPQGLNYRVQVTLTYGEPGPAAVRNFPPRRAKGRGRAWYRGDCHLHTVHSDGKRQPAEVAAGARAAGLDFMVSTDHNTSSSHGVWGEYADSELLIITGEEVTTRNGHWLALGLEPGEWIDWRYRNRDDAFPRFARQVRRSGGIVVPAHMYCAYVASQWKFGFEDTDATEVWTGPWTYDDEHAISTWDQKIGEAVRSGGDWVPAMGNSDAHSEPQVIGMPHNVVLADDLATDAIMDGIRAGRSYIAETSAVQLTFTASGDARQAGIGETLKAAADAPVDIRLDVKGVPSGTVRFITDEGQMHQESVGASGEGTVTWRTTTSLAAYVRAEVRHPMADGTPGQGNTMGAALMFGPMAALTNPIFLKKTGR, via the coding sequence ATGTGCCTTGACGGACACTGCGAGAGCCACGTGGACATCTTCGAGCCCGAGGCGCGAGGCGACGGCGAGGCCACCGGCACGCTGGGCCGGCGCCGGCTGCTCGCCGCGGGTGTCGCGGGCGCCGCGGCCCTCACCCTGGCCCCGGTCTCCTTCGCGGAGGCGGCCGACGGCACCACCGCGGGCGCGCCGCCGAAGACCGGCGAGGAGACCCGTGTCATCACCGGGCTGCTGCCCACCGGTGTCGCCGACTTCGTCTACCTCCCGGTCGAGGTCCCGCGCGGTGTGCAGAAGATCGCCGTCTCGTACTCCTACGACAAGCCGGCCGTCCCGTCCGGGACGCCCGGCAACTCCTGTGACATCGGTGTCTTCGACGAACGCGGCACCGAGCTGGGCGGCCGGGGCTTCCGCGGCTGGTCCGGCGGTTTCCGCACCTCGTTCGAGATCAGCAACAGCGAGGCCACCCCGGGCTACCTCCCCGGCCCGGTCGGCCGCGGCACCTGGCACATCGTCCTGGGCCCGTACCAGGTCGCGCCCCAGGGCCTGAACTACCGGGTCCAGGTGACCCTGACCTACGGTGAGCCCGGCCCGGCCGCCGTCAGGAACTTCCCGCCGCGACGCGCCAAGGGGCGTGGCCGCGCCTGGTACCGGGGCGACTGCCACCTGCACACCGTGCACTCCGACGGTAAGCGCCAGCCCGCCGAGGTGGCCGCCGGTGCGCGCGCGGCGGGGCTCGACTTCATGGTCTCCACCGACCACAACACCTCGTCCTCGCACGGTGTGTGGGGCGAGTACGCCGACTCCGAGCTGCTCATCATCACCGGTGAGGAGGTCACCACCCGCAACGGCCACTGGCTCGCGCTCGGCCTGGAGCCCGGCGAGTGGATCGACTGGCGTTACCGCAACCGCGACGACGCGTTCCCGCGCTTCGCCCGTCAGGTGCGCCGCAGCGGCGGCATCGTGGTGCCCGCGCACATGTACTGCGCCTATGTCGCGAGCCAGTGGAAGTTCGGCTTCGAGGACACGGACGCCACCGAGGTGTGGACCGGTCCCTGGACGTACGACGACGAGCACGCCATCAGCACCTGGGACCAGAAGATCGGTGAGGCGGTCCGCAGCGGCGGCGACTGGGTCCCCGCGATGGGCAACAGCGACGCGCACAGCGAGCCGCAGGTCATCGGCATGCCGCACAACGTCGTCCTCGCCGACGACCTGGCCACCGACGCGATCATGGACGGGATCCGGGCGGGCCGCAGCTACATCGCGGAGACCTCCGCCGTGCAGCTGACCTTCACCGCCTCCGGAGACGCCCGGCAGGCGGGTATCGGTGAGACCCTCAAGGCGGCCGCCGACGCGCCCGTCGACATCCGCCTCGACGTGAAGGGCGTGCCGAGCGGCACGGTCCGCTTCATCACCGACGAGGGCCAGATGCACCAGGAGTCGGTGGGCGCCTCCGGCGAGGGCACCGTCACCTGGCGGACGACCACGTCGCTCGCCGCGTACGTGCGCGCCGAGGTCCGCCACCCCATGGCGGACGGCACGCCCGGCCAGGGCAACACCATGGGCGCCGCGCTCATGTTCGGCCCGATGGCCGCCCTCACCAACCCCATCTTCCTGAAGAAGACCGGCCGGTGA
- a CDS encoding GH92 family glycosyl hydrolase, producing MRWIQRLRGAGTAVATAVLLGSSLAVPAAQAAAPPGSPLTDLVNPFIGTENEGNTYPGAAVPFGMVQFSPDTGHNTGYDHSQNHIRGFSLVHLSGVGCGLGGDLPVLPTTGDVTETDYAKYEAEFGHDSERAGPGFYRVGLKNGIEAELTATARTGVQRYTFPATGKANVLLDAGQSLHRTISTRVEVLDSRTVRTAITGSGFCQDTEPYTVYTITRFDRPFTTSGTWNGDTVTEGSKESVGTGRNGAFVRFDTTQDRTVEATTALSYVDARGAALNLRSEGGRSYDAVRAAAHRAWEDRLGTVRARGGSDTLRRTFYSSLYRSFLAPNIGSDADGRYTGWDQRIHRAQGFTYYQNWSLWDTYRTQSQLLSLLAPREARDMAISVIKIDEDSGWLPKWGYGTVETNIMTGDPVTPFLTNAYQQGLLGGPGDYAERAYRALRKNADGVPPADSSAVGREADEEYLANGFAPYVKDRPHAKPGDSDYDHGASATLEYALSDAMLGAMARDLGHDADAARYAARAGNYRKIFDSSTGFFRARDASGAFTGPADPALSEGFHEGTAWQYQWLVPQDLPGMVDLIGGTRAANDRLDSFFAYDQLLRDPARTAREVWVNGPYEYYNADKYNPQNEPDLIAPYTYLSTGQPWKTTDVVHAALTLFTDAPTGMTGNDDLGTMSAWNVLSSIGLFPVQPGYDTWGLSTPVFERVDLKLDRRYYPRGGLTVSAPGSSDHDRYIRSARVDGSPYDRTYLTTGSLRHLRSLSFTVGAEPSGWGTSADAAPPALRPAG from the coding sequence ATGAGATGGATCCAACGGCTGCGCGGTGCCGGGACGGCGGTGGCGACCGCCGTGCTCCTCGGCAGCTCCCTGGCGGTTCCGGCGGCGCAGGCGGCCGCCCCGCCCGGCTCCCCGCTCACCGATCTGGTCAATCCGTTCATCGGAACGGAGAACGAGGGCAACACCTACCCCGGCGCCGCCGTGCCCTTCGGCATGGTGCAGTTCTCGCCGGACACCGGCCACAACACCGGCTACGACCACTCCCAGAACCACATCCGGGGCTTCTCCCTGGTCCATCTCTCGGGCGTCGGCTGCGGCCTGGGCGGCGACCTGCCCGTGCTGCCGACGACCGGCGACGTCACGGAGACGGACTACGCCAAGTACGAGGCGGAGTTCGGCCACGACAGCGAGCGGGCCGGACCCGGCTTCTACCGGGTCGGCCTGAAGAACGGCATCGAGGCCGAACTCACCGCGACCGCCCGCACCGGAGTGCAGCGCTACACCTTCCCGGCCACCGGCAAGGCCAACGTGCTGCTCGACGCAGGGCAGTCCCTGCACCGGACGATCTCCACCAGGGTCGAGGTCCTCGACAGCCGTACGGTGCGCACCGCCATCACCGGCAGCGGCTTCTGCCAGGACACCGAGCCGTACACCGTCTACACGATCACCCGTTTCGACCGTCCGTTCACCACCTCGGGCACCTGGAACGGCGACACCGTCACCGAGGGCTCCAAGGAGTCCGTGGGCACGGGACGGAACGGCGCCTTCGTCCGCTTCGACACGACCCAGGACCGCACCGTCGAGGCGACCACCGCCCTGTCGTACGTGGACGCCCGCGGCGCTGCCCTCAACCTCCGCTCCGAGGGCGGCCGTTCGTACGACGCCGTGCGGGCCGCGGCACACCGCGCCTGGGAGGACCGGCTCGGCACCGTACGCGCCCGGGGCGGGAGCGACACCCTGCGCCGCACCTTCTACTCGTCGCTCTACCGGTCGTTCCTCGCTCCCAACATCGGCAGCGACGCCGACGGCCGCTACACGGGCTGGGACCAGCGGATCCACCGGGCGCAGGGCTTCACATACTACCAGAACTGGTCGTTGTGGGACACCTACCGCACCCAGTCGCAGCTCCTCTCCCTGCTCGCGCCCCGTGAGGCCCGCGACATGGCGATCTCCGTCATCAAGATCGACGAGGACAGCGGCTGGCTGCCCAAGTGGGGCTACGGCACGGTCGAGACGAACATCATGACCGGTGACCCGGTCACCCCGTTCCTGACCAACGCCTACCAGCAGGGCCTGCTCGGGGGACCCGGCGACTATGCCGAACGGGCCTATCGCGCCTTGCGCAAGAACGCCGACGGGGTGCCGCCGGCCGACTCGTCCGCGGTGGGCCGCGAGGCCGACGAGGAGTACCTGGCGAACGGCTTCGCGCCCTACGTCAAGGACCGCCCGCACGCGAAGCCCGGCGACTCGGACTACGACCACGGAGCCTCCGCGACCCTGGAGTACGCGCTGTCCGACGCCATGCTCGGCGCGATGGCACGGGACCTCGGCCATGACGCGGACGCGGCCCGCTACGCCGCGCGTGCCGGCAACTACCGGAAGATCTTCGACAGTTCGACCGGGTTCTTCCGTGCGCGGGACGCCTCCGGCGCCTTCACCGGGCCGGCGGACCCGGCCCTGAGCGAGGGCTTCCACGAGGGTACGGCCTGGCAGTACCAGTGGCTCGTGCCGCAGGACCTGCCCGGCATGGTGGACCTGATCGGCGGCACCCGGGCGGCCAACGACCGCCTCGACTCCTTCTTCGCCTACGACCAGTTGCTGCGGGACCCGGCGAGAACGGCCCGCGAGGTGTGGGTCAACGGCCCGTACGAGTACTACAACGCGGACAAGTACAACCCGCAGAACGAACCCGACCTCATCGCCCCGTACACGTATCTGTCGACCGGCCAGCCCTGGAAGACGACCGACGTGGTGCACGCCGCGCTGACGCTGTTCACGGACGCGCCGACCGGAATGACCGGCAACGACGACCTCGGCACGATGTCCGCGTGGAACGTGCTCTCGTCCATCGGCCTCTTCCCGGTGCAGCCGGGCTACGACACCTGGGGCCTGTCGACGCCCGTCTTCGAGCGGGTCGACCTGAAGCTCGACCGGCGTTACTACCCGCGTGGCGGGCTGACCGTCAGCGCGCCGGGCAGCTCGGACCACGACCGCTACATCCGCTCGGCCCGGGTGGACGGCTCACCCTACGACCGTACGTATCTGACGACCGGCTCGCTCCGGCACCTGCGGTCGCTCTCCTTCACGGTCGGCGCCGAACCGTCCGGGTGGGGGACGTCCGCCGACGCGGCCCCGCCGGCCCTGCGGCCGGCGGGGTGA
- a CDS encoding glycoside hydrolase family 5 protein, which translates to MATRRLGKYLTLATAALLLLATAPGAVAATKESPGGPAVSADAPAARTWQPPLSTRGRYIVDAAGNRFRLESANWDGAQGSWTGSGSTADPAEHHAGQNSYGVPLGLDRVPLAQLLGDFHRLGINSIRLPFSNEMIHATAPVPDAAVTANPQLRGRTPLQVYDAVVAALTGDGFAVILNNHTNTSRWCCGIDGNERWNSAQSTQQWADDWVFMARRYAGDPGVVGADLYNEVRRDVLDDPNWGQGDAHDWYAAAQLAADRILTEADPDLLIVIEGINWTGLPVDGLPHGRPTLAPARTLSHTLVAAHKLVYSAHFYGYTGPSHSGATGIGETHDARYQDLTRDQLFQTLDDQALFVEQGNQHFTAPVWVSEFGIGAGETGTAARTWFGNITDYFADRDADFAYWPLVGWEGHDDWSLLRYDTAGNRYGILDRSDWRATAWDRLMSAPTRTGPVVTVAGWHMLTTDHGDQVESLRVRAGGDWDPGAYKAACPDGERLIGLGHTGGRGLCTDVTTGDLRAAGGGQTVVTDERNVPSGGDWASGYTKFQCPQGSYLIGYSRRGGRTSAALCVPARAALGGTGRTVWFDRSDNRPAGASGGDFAYGDYKGQCADGEYAAGIAFTTRLGANPGPAALLCRALS; encoded by the coding sequence ATGGCGACGCGCAGACTTGGCAAGTACCTGACATTAGCGACGGCGGCTCTCCTGCTGCTGGCCACGGCGCCCGGGGCCGTCGCCGCGACGAAGGAGTCTCCGGGTGGTCCGGCGGTCTCCGCCGACGCCCCGGCGGCCAGGACCTGGCAACCGCCGCTGTCGACCCGCGGGCGGTACATCGTCGACGCGGCGGGCAACCGTTTCCGGCTCGAGTCGGCCAACTGGGACGGAGCACAGGGCTCCTGGACCGGCAGCGGGAGCACCGCCGACCCGGCCGAACACCACGCGGGCCAGAACTCCTACGGCGTCCCTCTCGGCCTGGACCGCGTCCCCCTGGCGCAACTGCTCGGCGACTTCCACCGGCTCGGCATCAACAGCATCCGGCTGCCCTTCTCCAACGAGATGATCCACGCCACGGCGCCGGTACCGGACGCCGCGGTGACGGCCAATCCGCAACTGCGCGGCCGCACACCCCTCCAGGTGTACGACGCCGTCGTCGCCGCCCTCACCGGAGACGGGTTCGCGGTCATCCTCAACAACCACACCAACACCTCCCGCTGGTGCTGCGGCATCGACGGCAACGAGCGGTGGAACAGCGCCCAGTCCACCCAGCAGTGGGCGGACGACTGGGTCTTCATGGCCCGTCGCTACGCGGGTGACCCCGGCGTGGTGGGCGCGGACCTCTACAACGAGGTGCGCCGGGACGTGCTGGACGATCCCAACTGGGGTCAGGGCGACGCCCACGACTGGTACGCGGCGGCGCAACTCGCCGCCGACCGCATCCTGACCGAGGCCGACCCGGACCTGCTCATCGTCATCGAGGGCATCAACTGGACCGGCCTGCCGGTCGACGGACTGCCGCACGGCCGGCCCACCCTCGCTCCGGCCCGCACGCTCTCCCACACCCTCGTCGCCGCCCACAAGCTCGTGTACTCCGCCCACTTCTACGGATACACCGGCCCCAGCCACAGCGGCGCCACCGGGATCGGCGAGACCCATGACGCCCGCTACCAGGACCTCACCCGGGACCAGCTCTTCCAGACCCTCGACGACCAGGCCCTCTTCGTCGAGCAGGGGAACCAGCACTTCACCGCACCCGTCTGGGTCAGTGAGTTCGGCATCGGGGCGGGGGAGACCGGCACGGCCGCCCGCACCTGGTTCGGCAACATCACCGACTACTTCGCCGACCGCGACGCCGATTTCGCCTACTGGCCGCTCGTCGGGTGGGAAGGACACGACGACTGGTCCCTGCTGCGCTACGACACCGCGGGCAACCGCTACGGCATCCTCGACCGGTCCGACTGGCGCGCCACCGCGTGGGACCGGCTCATGAGCGCCCCGACCCGCACCGGGCCGGTCGTCACCGTCGCCGGCTGGCACATGCTCACCACCGACCACGGCGACCAGGTGGAGTCACTGCGGGTGCGTGCCGGCGGTGACTGGGACCCGGGCGCCTACAAGGCGGCCTGCCCCGACGGCGAGCGGCTGATCGGGCTCGGCCACACCGGCGGCCGCGGACTGTGCACCGACGTCACCACCGGGGACCTGCGCGCGGCGGGCGGCGGGCAGACGGTCGTCACCGACGAGCGCAACGTCCCCTCCGGCGGCGACTGGGCCTCGGGATACACCAAGTTCCAGTGTCCCCAGGGGAGTTACCTGATCGGCTACAGCCGTCGGGGTGGCCGCACCTCGGCGGCCCTGTGCGTGCCCGCCCGCGCGGCGCTGGGCGGCACCGGGCGCACCGTCTGGTTCGACCGGTCCGACAACCGTCCCGCCGGCGCCTCCGGCGGCGACTTCGCCTACGGCGACTACAAGGGCCAGTGCGCCGACGGCGAGTACGCCGCCGGGATCGCCTTCACCACCCGGCTGGGAGCCAACCCGGGCCCCGCGGCCCTGTTGTGCCGCGCGCTGAGCTGA
- a CDS encoding FadR/GntR family transcriptional regulator: MEALPRETIVDVLEGRLRTDILDGRHPAGSYLPPERQLADGYGVTRTTLKHAFGRLVQAGLLETRHGVGTRVRDYARLGGADLLPMLVRHDAKWVREIFEVRRSIGALIAERAAARVTEAQRTELRTRLAAVREGEDADAVQLADLEVHRALARATGNRVYVLLTNTLFNAYLPVRSLLRGPFTDPAAAHDRLSPVVEAVLAADAARAHSAADSYLAATERIMLDDLA, translated from the coding sequence GTGGAGGCGCTGCCCCGCGAGACCATCGTGGACGTACTGGAAGGACGCCTGCGCACGGACATACTCGACGGCCGTCACCCGGCCGGGAGTTACCTGCCGCCGGAGCGCCAGCTCGCCGACGGCTACGGAGTCACCCGCACCACGCTCAAGCACGCCTTCGGACGGCTCGTCCAGGCCGGTCTGCTGGAGACCCGGCACGGGGTCGGGACCCGGGTGCGCGACTACGCCCGGCTGGGCGGCGCGGACCTGCTCCCCATGCTGGTCCGGCACGACGCGAAATGGGTCCGGGAGATCTTCGAAGTGCGGCGCAGCATCGGTGCGTTGATCGCCGAGCGGGCCGCCGCGCGGGTGACCGAAGCCCAGCGGACCGAACTGCGCACCCGGCTGGCGGCGGTACGGGAGGGCGAGGACGCCGACGCCGTACAGCTCGCCGACCTCGAAGTGCACCGGGCCCTCGCCAGGGCGACCGGAAACCGCGTCTACGTCCTGCTGACGAACACGCTGTTCAACGCCTACCTCCCGGTCCGTTCCCTGCTCAGGGGCCCCTTCACCGACCCGGCTGCGGCCCACGACCGGCTGTCCCCCGTCGTGGAGGCGGTCCTGGCCGCGGACGCCGCGCGGGCCCACTCGGCCGCCGACTCCTACCTCGCCGCCACCGAGCGCATCATGCTGGACGACCTCGCATGA